One part of the Streptomyces sp. AM 2-1-1 genome encodes these proteins:
- a CDS encoding AbfB domain-containing protein produces MKSAPVPRRRTWWRRLTAGTGLLALLAGALVGAGTAPAAAAVTAWSPKTAPMTTPWTNQVSVDQPLPEYPRPQLTRPDWSNLNGIWDFAVTGKDADRPASFTEQIRVPFVAESALSGIKRKITENDKLWYQRTFTVPSNWSGRRVQLNFGASDWQTAVWVNGTQVGAHKGGYDAFSYDITPQLNGGTNTVVVSVYDPTQTGGQAVGKQRINDVAPHAGGGIFYTAASGIWQTVWLEPVAAAHVTRLDMTPNLADSTLRVKVQAAGAAGRSARVTVSTGGTTVGTATGTVGAQVSVPVPNAHLWTPEDPFLYDVRTELLDGTAVTDTVSGYTGMRSIAIAKVDNVLRPVLNGKFVFQTGTLDQGYWPDGIYTAPTDAALRSDLQAHKDLGFNMVRKHIKVEPQRWFYWADRLGLLVWQDMPAMDTGKTPDSAARTQWEAEYHAIIDQHRSSPSLVLWVNENEGWGQYDQARIADDVKAYDPSRLVDNMSGVNCCGAVDGGNGDVVDNHNYVGPGNTAPSSTRAAVLGEFGGLGYKVPGHEWYPGGGFSYEDQASVSALNNRFVGLIDSIRVSSLPAGLSASVYTEITDVENEANGLLTYDRQVVKVDTARVKAANQALIAASKAGTTAVTLPTGGYKSLRVTTPGHTTKYLRHSEGLAYTAVVDATSTALLKSDATWKVVAGLANTTCYSFESRNYPGQYLRHQNFRVRRDASDGSALFRADATWCAVAGTGGVRLSSVNLPGSFMRHINSEVWLATPGGGNAWDNAAAFTEDTTWSVDAPWAP; encoded by the coding sequence ATGAAGTCCGCACCCGTACCGCGCCGCCGGACCTGGTGGCGAAGACTGACCGCGGGCACCGGTCTGCTGGCCCTGCTGGCCGGCGCGCTCGTCGGGGCCGGTACGGCTCCGGCCGCCGCCGCGGTCACCGCCTGGTCGCCGAAGACGGCGCCCATGACGACGCCGTGGACCAACCAGGTCTCCGTGGACCAGCCGTTGCCCGAGTACCCGCGGCCGCAGCTGACCCGCCCGGACTGGTCCAACCTGAACGGCATCTGGGACTTCGCGGTGACCGGCAAGGACGCCGACCGGCCCGCGTCCTTCACCGAGCAGATCCGGGTGCCGTTCGTGGCGGAGTCCGCCCTCTCCGGCATCAAGCGCAAGATCACCGAGAACGACAAGCTCTGGTACCAGCGGACGTTCACCGTGCCGTCGAACTGGAGCGGCCGGCGGGTCCAGCTCAACTTCGGCGCCTCCGACTGGCAGACCGCGGTCTGGGTCAACGGCACCCAGGTGGGCGCGCACAAGGGCGGGTACGACGCCTTCTCGTACGACATCACCCCGCAGCTGAACGGCGGGACGAACACGGTGGTGGTCTCCGTCTACGACCCGACGCAGACCGGCGGCCAGGCGGTCGGGAAGCAGCGGATCAACGACGTCGCCCCGCATGCGGGCGGCGGCATCTTCTACACCGCCGCGTCGGGCATCTGGCAGACCGTCTGGCTGGAGCCGGTCGCCGCCGCGCACGTCACCCGGCTGGACATGACGCCGAACCTGGCCGACAGCACCCTGCGGGTGAAGGTCCAGGCGGCGGGCGCCGCGGGCCGCAGCGCCCGGGTCACCGTCTCCACGGGGGGCACGACGGTGGGCACGGCGACCGGTACCGTCGGCGCGCAGGTGTCCGTACCGGTGCCCAACGCACACCTGTGGACGCCCGAGGACCCCTTCCTGTACGACGTGCGGACGGAGTTGCTCGACGGCACGGCGGTCACCGACACGGTGAGCGGTTACACCGGGATGCGGTCCATCGCCATCGCCAAGGTGGACAACGTGCTGCGGCCGGTCCTCAACGGGAAGTTTGTCTTCCAGACCGGCACGCTGGACCAGGGCTACTGGCCGGACGGCATCTACACCGCGCCGACCGACGCGGCGCTCAGGTCGGACCTCCAGGCCCACAAGGACCTCGGGTTCAACATGGTCCGCAAGCACATCAAGGTGGAGCCGCAGCGCTGGTTCTACTGGGCGGACAGGCTGGGGCTCCTGGTCTGGCAGGACATGCCCGCGATGGACACCGGCAAGACCCCGGACAGCGCGGCGCGGACCCAGTGGGAGGCCGAATACCACGCGATCATCGACCAGCACCGCAGCTCGCCGTCACTGGTGCTGTGGGTGAACGAGAACGAGGGCTGGGGCCAGTACGACCAGGCCCGGATCGCCGACGACGTCAAGGCGTACGACCCGTCCCGGCTGGTCGACAACATGAGCGGGGTCAACTGCTGCGGGGCCGTGGACGGCGGCAACGGCGACGTGGTCGACAACCACAACTACGTCGGCCCCGGCAACACCGCGCCCAGCTCGACCCGGGCCGCCGTGCTCGGCGAGTTCGGCGGGCTCGGGTACAAGGTCCCGGGCCACGAGTGGTATCCGGGCGGCGGCTTCAGCTACGAGGACCAGGCGAGCGTGTCGGCCCTGAACAACCGCTTCGTGGGGCTGATCGACAGCATCCGGGTCAGCTCGCTGCCCGCCGGTCTCTCGGCCTCGGTCTACACCGAGATCACCGACGTGGAGAACGAGGCCAACGGCCTCCTCACCTACGACCGGCAGGTGGTCAAGGTGGACACCGCACGGGTGAAGGCCGCCAACCAGGCCCTCATCGCGGCGTCGAAGGCGGGGACGACGGCGGTGACGCTGCCCACCGGCGGCTACAAGTCGCTGCGGGTCACCACACCGGGCCACACCACGAAGTACCTGCGCCACTCGGAGGGGCTCGCGTACACGGCGGTCGTCGACGCCACCAGCACGGCGCTGCTGAAGAGCGACGCCACGTGGAAGGTGGTCGCCGGACTGGCCAACACCACCTGCTACTCGTTCGAGTCCCGCAACTACCCGGGTCAGTACCTCCGGCACCAGAACTTCCGGGTCCGGCGGGACGCGAGCGACGGCTCGGCCCTCTTCAGGGCCGATGCCACCTGGTGCGCGGTCGCGGGGACCGGCGGGGTGCGCCTGTCGAGCGTCAACCTGCCCGGCAGCTTCATGCGTCACATCAACTCCGAGGTGTGGCTGGCCACTCCCGGAGGGGGGAACGCGTGGGACAACGCGGCCGCCTTCACCGAGGACACCACGTGGTCGGTGGACGCGCCCTGGGCGCCGTGA
- a CDS encoding MarR family transcriptional regulator, whose protein sequence is MTPDVEVTSAVPVEIATSAGDIVELLDVLWERTRDRGWASPASLAQLRLMYAVDREDGIRMRALGVALNVSAPSLSRLCDRLQTVGFVVRKPSPDSKREVTLSLTEEGHAHLAEVRRKRGEVLTGAIDSMPAGQRAGLAQGLTGLRAALVAPPVLTGPVVRGPAV, encoded by the coding sequence ATGACGCCCGACGTCGAGGTCACGTCCGCGGTCCCCGTCGAGATCGCCACCTCGGCGGGCGACATCGTCGAACTGCTCGACGTGCTGTGGGAGCGCACCCGTGACAGAGGATGGGCCTCGCCCGCCTCCCTGGCGCAGCTCCGTCTGATGTACGCCGTCGACCGCGAGGACGGCATCAGGATGCGGGCGCTCGGCGTCGCCCTGAACGTCTCGGCCCCCTCGCTCAGCCGGCTCTGCGACCGCCTGCAGACGGTGGGCTTCGTCGTGCGCAAACCCAGTCCGGACAGCAAGCGTGAGGTGACGCTGAGCCTGACCGAGGAGGGGCACGCCCACCTCGCCGAGGTGCGCAGGAAGCGCGGCGAGGTGCTCACCGGGGCCATCGACAGCATGCCCGCCGGCCAGCGCGCCGGGCTGGCCCAGGGGCTCACCGGACTGCGGGCCGCCCTGGTCGCGCCGCCGGTGCTCACCGGACCCGTCGTCCGGGGCCCGGCGGTCTGA
- a CDS encoding STAS domain-containing protein: MTTTPSDDFRLSTRFDAQGAVRVEMCGDLDHRCADAFLDTVVEQLAAAPGTREVRLDCTSLGTVDSSGLAALIMIRRHAEAAGVRLGLDGRRAALDRLLSVTGTLEYLTTTPMDAERAPGRAARTTSDPAHEISSTIDGVRSRSGRPTGPDGSA, encoded by the coding sequence ATGACGACGACACCCTCCGACGACTTCCGGCTCAGCACGCGGTTCGACGCCCAGGGCGCGGTCCGGGTGGAGATGTGCGGCGACCTCGATCACCGATGCGCCGACGCCTTCCTCGACACCGTCGTCGAGCAGCTGGCGGCGGCACCCGGCACGCGCGAAGTGCGGCTCGACTGCACCTCGCTGGGAACCGTCGACTCCTCCGGGCTCGCCGCGCTGATCATGATCCGCAGACACGCCGAGGCGGCCGGGGTCCGGCTGGGACTCGACGGGCGCCGGGCCGCACTCGACCGACTGCTCAGCGTGACGGGTACGCTGGAGTACCTCACCACGACCCCCATGGATGCTGAGCGGGCCCCGGGACGCGCGGCGCGGACCACTTCGGACCCCGCGCACGAGATCTCCTCGACCATCGATGGCGTACGAAGCCGCTCGGGCCGTCCCACCGGCCCGGACGGTTCAGCTTGA
- a CDS encoding cobalamin-dependent protein (Presence of a B(12) (cobalamin)-binding domain implies dependence on cobalamin itself, in one of its several forms, or in some unusual lineages, dependence on a cobalamin-like analog.), which yields MSTSTLPAAHHPLSRLRTDLWDAVLEGDEYTATALVRDALDDGVDAESVLLDVIAPVQGRVGEEWAADRITVAQEHAATAINDRVVGVLSHGPGVPPTGAAGRVTVACVDGEWHALPARILAEVLTLRGWRVDYLGAQVPAAHLIAHLHRTGADAVALSASLATRLPAAHATITACQATGTPVLVGGAAFGTDGRYARLLGADAWAPDARAAARLLAANSGTRSRRVLQPIDDLPHLADQEYTLVVRSKARLVKAVLAGLDERFPGARAYTEAQRERTAEDIAHIVDFLAASLYTDDAGLFTRFLTWTTGILTARGVPAHSLVPALDILGEELRDFPRAALHLRLAAAPPGDAPCPPAPWDTHA from the coding sequence ATGAGCACATCCACCCTCCCTGCGGCGCACCACCCGCTCTCCCGACTGCGCACCGACCTGTGGGACGCGGTCCTCGAAGGGGACGAGTACACGGCCACCGCCCTGGTGCGGGACGCCCTCGACGACGGCGTGGACGCCGAGAGCGTCCTGCTGGACGTCATCGCGCCCGTCCAGGGCCGGGTCGGCGAGGAGTGGGCCGCCGACCGCATCACCGTCGCCCAGGAACACGCGGCCACCGCGATCAACGACCGGGTCGTGGGTGTCCTCTCGCACGGCCCCGGTGTGCCGCCGACCGGTGCGGCCGGCCGGGTGACCGTGGCCTGCGTCGACGGCGAGTGGCACGCCCTCCCCGCCCGCATCCTCGCCGAGGTCCTGACCCTGCGCGGCTGGCGGGTCGACTACCTCGGCGCCCAGGTCCCCGCCGCCCACCTCATCGCCCACCTGCACCGCACGGGCGCCGACGCCGTGGCGCTCTCCGCCTCCCTCGCCACCCGGCTGCCCGCCGCTCACGCCACGATCACCGCCTGCCAGGCGACCGGCACCCCCGTGCTCGTCGGCGGCGCCGCCTTCGGCACGGACGGAAGGTACGCACGCCTGCTCGGCGCGGACGCCTGGGCCCCCGACGCGCGCGCCGCGGCTCGCCTGCTGGCCGCGAACTCCGGGACCCGGTCCCGGCGCGTCCTCCAGCCCATCGACGACCTGCCGCATCTCGCCGACCAGGAGTACACCCTGGTGGTGCGCAGCAAGGCGCGCTTGGTGAAGGCGGTACTCGCCGGGCTCGACGAGCGCTTTCCCGGGGCGCGCGCCTACACCGAGGCACAGCGTGAGCGGACCGCCGAGGACATCGCCCACATCGTCGACTTCCTGGCAGCCTCCCTCTACACCGACGACGCGGGACTCTTCACCCGGTTCCTCACCTGGACCACCGGCATCCTGACGGCCCGCGGAGTGCCCGCGCACTCGCTCGTACCGGCGTTGGACATCCTGGGCGAGGAGCTCAGGGACTTCCCCCGCGCCGCGCTCCACCTCCGCCTCGCGGCCGCCCCGCCCGGCGATGCCCCTTGTCCGCCCGCACCCTGGGACACCCACGCATGA
- a CDS encoding PP2C family protein-serine/threonine phosphatase: MVGSRGAVERANDAASALLPGARPGTPLTDAVPSWLADAHHVRRPGEGPVTAAGTIGDRSFEAHPARQEDGGVVWWLVDDTDRRRAAEALRRERERTAFLTEASNRLLSSLNLDKCAEVTAQLAAAHLADAALVVAPSTSGTLIARCSEGGSPTLTRERVDPETVPGLAEALQGFPPVPSRWMDPALAPSWVVPQDLGDVGSIVVTPLPGHGVPAGALILLRRGEHQAFSRNEETFARLFAARAGAAMSAARMYAEQASITETLMRELLPPVLHQVSGVEFAGGYRASHDTERVGGDFYDVHPAAVEGEPTLAVLGDVCGKGLNAAVLTGKIRNTLHALLPMADDHQRMIDLLNGALLNSHHARFATLVLASAVRDSASVRLRLTSAGHAAPLIVRANGRVEEAATRGTLVGALPEARAETVEATLAPGESCVLFTDGITEARGGPLGDALFGEERLRTALTRCGGMPAEAIVEHIQMLASQWVGPGRHDDMAVVVIAAPRTHHLSAVDGHTRGRFTA, translated from the coding sequence GTGGTGGGGTCGAGGGGAGCCGTCGAGCGGGCCAACGACGCCGCGAGCGCGCTCCTGCCCGGAGCCCGCCCCGGAACCCCGCTCACGGACGCGGTTCCGTCCTGGCTGGCGGACGCGCACCACGTCCGGCGGCCGGGCGAGGGCCCGGTCACGGCGGCCGGCACCATCGGCGACCGCAGTTTCGAAGCGCACCCGGCCCGCCAGGAGGACGGCGGGGTGGTGTGGTGGCTGGTGGACGACACCGACCGGCGGCGCGCCGCCGAGGCGCTGCGCAGGGAACGCGAACGCACCGCCTTCCTCACCGAGGCGTCCAACCGGCTGCTCTCCTCGCTCAACCTGGACAAGTGCGCCGAGGTGACCGCCCAGCTGGCCGCCGCGCACCTCGCGGACGCGGCCCTGGTGGTCGCCCCATCGACCAGTGGCACGCTGATCGCCCGGTGTTCCGAGGGCGGTTCGCCGACGCTCACCCGCGAACGCGTGGATCCCGAGACGGTACCCGGCCTCGCCGAGGCGCTCCAGGGCTTCCCGCCCGTGCCGTCGCGGTGGATGGACCCGGCCCTCGCGCCCTCCTGGGTGGTGCCGCAGGACCTCGGCGACGTGGGCTCCATCGTGGTCACCCCGCTGCCCGGCCACGGGGTACCGGCCGGCGCGCTCATCCTGCTGCGCCGGGGGGAACACCAGGCGTTCAGCCGGAACGAGGAGACCTTCGCCCGGCTCTTCGCCGCGCGGGCGGGCGCCGCGATGTCCGCCGCCCGGATGTACGCGGAACAGGCATCGATCACCGAGACGCTGATGCGCGAACTCCTGCCCCCCGTCCTGCACCAGGTGTCCGGTGTGGAATTCGCCGGCGGATACCGCGCCTCGCACGACACCGAGCGGGTGGGCGGCGACTTCTACGACGTGCACCCCGCCGCCGTCGAGGGCGAACCCACCCTCGCCGTGCTCGGCGACGTCTGCGGCAAGGGCCTCAACGCCGCCGTGCTGACCGGGAAGATCCGCAACACCCTGCACGCGCTGCTGCCGATGGCCGACGACCACCAGCGGATGATCGACCTGCTCAACGGGGCACTGCTCAACTCCCACCACGCCCGCTTCGCCACCCTCGTACTCGCCTCAGCGGTACGGGACTCCGCCTCCGTACGGCTGCGGCTGACCAGCGCCGGGCACGCCGCGCCGCTGATCGTCCGCGCGAACGGCCGGGTCGAGGAGGCCGCCACCCGGGGCACCCTGGTGGGTGCCCTCCCCGAGGCCCGGGCCGAGACGGTCGAGGCCACCCTCGCGCCGGGGGAGAGCTGCGTGCTGTTCACCGACGGGATCACCGAGGCCCGGGGCGGTCCCCTCGGGGACGCCCTCTTCGGCGAGGAGCGGCTGAGAACCGCGCTGACCCGGTGCGGGGGGATGCCCGCCGAGGCCATCGTCGAGCACATCCAGATGCTCGCCTCGCAGTGGGTCGGCCCGGGACGCCACGACGACATGGCCGTCGTGGTGATCGCCGCCCCGCGCACCCACCACCTCAGCGCCGTCGACGGCCATACCCGGGGCAGGTTCACCGCATGA
- a CDS encoding PRC-barrel domain containing protein codes for MALDVLAETDPTEFSVEAADDPLGTVDRRSLVPEFDHLVVDTGTWKFGRSTAIPMGMVARIDAERRVITLLCTKEQVKGAPRFARDHDTNDPAYLTRLGSYYAGILTP; via the coding sequence GTGGCGCTGGATGTGCTGGCCGAGACGGACCCGACCGAATTCTCGGTCGAGGCGGCCGACGACCCCTTGGGAACGGTGGACCGGCGCTCCCTCGTCCCGGAATTCGACCATCTGGTCGTCGACACCGGTACGTGGAAATTCGGTCGCAGTACCGCCATTCCCATGGGTATGGTCGCGCGGATCGACGCCGAACGCCGGGTGATCACCCTGCTCTGCACGAAGGAGCAGGTGAAGGGGGCTCCCCGCTTCGCCCGCGATCACGACACCAATGACCCGGCCTATCTGACGCGCCTCGGCTCCTACTACGCGGGAATCCTGACGCCGTGA
- a CDS encoding STAS domain-containing protein has translation MTGRKRPTTGTAFRVQKEGFALVRVRGEADEKNGAPELTEALGAALDEGTERTVVDLSETDFADSAVLHTLLDARARYEDAGVKLVLAGPFRAAVRRLFEVTGTVDAFVMAATVEEAAAC, from the coding sequence ATGACCGGGCGGAAGAGACCGACCACAGGGACGGCTTTCCGCGTCCAGAAGGAAGGCTTCGCACTCGTTCGAGTGCGCGGCGAGGCGGACGAGAAAAACGGAGCGCCCGAGTTGACCGAGGCTCTCGGGGCGGCGTTGGACGAGGGGACGGAACGTACGGTGGTGGACCTGTCGGAGACGGATTTCGCGGACTCCGCAGTGCTGCACACCCTGCTCGACGCGCGCGCCCGCTACGAGGACGCCGGCGTGAAACTGGTCCTCGCGGGCCCTTTCCGCGCCGCCGTGCGTCGCCTGTTCGAGGTCACCGGCACGGTGGACGCCTTCGTCATGGCCGCGACCGTGGAAGAGGCGGCCGCATGCTGA
- a CDS encoding ATP-binding protein, protein MSWELPVDRDDCGPGDTELVPRDAAAARAIVRELLDEQFCTLLGMDPDDVVISDAMLVTSELVTNAIRHGGGLTGFSARLSGEGLLLDVADASSAEPQTEVTLPDTVRVGGYGWPLVRRLSKRVTITRLTCGKRISVLITLF, encoded by the coding sequence GTGAGCTGGGAACTTCCGGTGGACCGCGACGACTGCGGCCCCGGTGACACGGAGCTCGTCCCACGCGACGCCGCAGCAGCGCGCGCCATCGTGCGCGAGCTGCTGGACGAGCAGTTCTGCACGCTCCTGGGCATGGACCCGGACGACGTGGTCATCTCCGACGCGATGCTGGTGACCTCGGAACTCGTCACGAACGCGATCCGGCACGGGGGCGGCCTCACCGGCTTCAGCGCCCGGCTCAGCGGTGAGGGCCTGCTCCTGGACGTCGCGGACGCCAGTTCCGCGGAGCCGCAGACCGAGGTGACCCTCCCCGACACCGTACGGGTCGGAGGCTACGGATGGCCGCTGGTGCGCCGGCTGTCGAAACGGGTCACCATCACCCGGCTGACGTGCGGCAAGCGCATCAGCGTGCTCATCACCCTCTTCTGA
- a CDS encoding TetR/AcrR family transcriptional regulator: MTAQIGAEEASSVRPVTLLPLAGHGAAPEPRERADAARNRIRLLEAASRLVREVGAEHVTMEAVAAAAQVGKGTVFRRFGDRVGLMTALLDHAEKEFQTAVICGPPPLGPGAPPRERLEEFGVRTIRHTMKYVDLYLQADNCPSRRYQAPARTVRAAHVTDLLRRSGVGGDAELLTQALLAYLDPSFLNFHRNGRCFPAERIEDGWRDLVARVTHRC, from the coding sequence ATGACCGCGCAGATCGGAGCCGAAGAGGCTTCCTCCGTCCGCCCCGTCACGCTGCTCCCCCTGGCCGGTCACGGTGCCGCTCCGGAGCCCAGGGAACGCGCCGACGCCGCCCGCAACCGGATCCGCCTGCTGGAAGCCGCGTCCCGGCTGGTCCGCGAGGTGGGGGCCGAACACGTCACCATGGAAGCCGTCGCCGCCGCGGCCCAGGTGGGCAAGGGAACCGTGTTCCGCCGCTTCGGTGACCGGGTGGGGCTGATGACCGCCCTCCTCGACCACGCGGAGAAGGAGTTCCAGACCGCCGTCATCTGCGGACCGCCGCCACTGGGCCCGGGCGCCCCTCCCCGGGAGCGGCTGGAGGAATTCGGTGTCCGGACCATCCGCCACACCATGAAGTACGTCGATCTGTACCTGCAGGCGGACAACTGCCCGAGCCGTCGCTACCAGGCGCCCGCACGGACGGTGCGCGCCGCCCACGTCACCGATCTGCTGCGGCGTTCCGGCGTGGGGGGCGACGCGGAACTCCTCACCCAGGCGCTCCTCGCCTACCTGGATCCCTCCTTCCTCAACTTCCACCGCAACGGCCGATGTTTCCCGGCCGAGCGGATCGAGGACGGATGGAGGGACCTGGTGGCCCGGGTCACGCACCGGTGCTGA
- a CDS encoding NADPH-dependent FMN reductase codes for MTTRIIALVGSLRSGSHNRQLAEAAVKLAPEGVEVVIQEEIADLPFYNEDLDIEGAVPAVAAKLREDATAADAFLLFSPEYNGTIPAVLKNAIDWYSRPYGAGSFAGKPVAVVGTAYGQFGGVWAQDEARKAVGIAGGAVLEEVKLSVPGSVVRFAETHPADDEEVAQQLVAVLDELAKAATAAAPQAV; via the coding sequence GTGACCACTCGCATCATCGCCCTCGTCGGCAGCCTCCGCTCCGGCTCGCACAACCGCCAGCTCGCCGAGGCCGCCGTGAAGCTCGCGCCCGAGGGCGTGGAGGTCGTGATCCAGGAGGAGATCGCCGACCTGCCGTTCTACAACGAGGACCTCGACATCGAGGGCGCCGTGCCGGCCGTCGCCGCGAAGCTCCGCGAGGACGCCACCGCCGCCGACGCCTTCCTCCTCTTCTCCCCCGAGTACAACGGCACGATCCCGGCCGTCCTGAAGAACGCGATCGACTGGTACTCCCGCCCGTACGGCGCCGGCTCCTTCGCGGGCAAGCCGGTCGCCGTCGTCGGTACCGCCTACGGCCAGTTCGGTGGCGTGTGGGCGCAGGACGAGGCCCGCAAGGCCGTCGGCATCGCCGGTGGTGCGGTGCTGGAAGAGGTCAAGCTCTCGGTTCCCGGTTCGGTCGTCCGTTTCGCCGAGACGCACCCGGCGGACGACGAAGAGGTCGCGCAGCAGCTGGTCGCGGTCCTCGACGAGCTGGCGAAGGCCGCCACCGCCGCCGCGCCGCAGGCCGTCTGA
- a CDS encoding nitroreductase family deazaflavin-dependent oxidoreductase, with the protein MPLQGEYEPSPTQWVRDQVELYESSGGKEGTTLRDMPVVVLTTRGARSGKIRKSALMRVEHDGVYAVVASLGGAPTHPVWYHNVVADPRVELQDGPVRQDMIAREVTGDEKAMWWRRAVEAFPDYAEYQEKTDRVIPVFVLEPAPAPH; encoded by the coding sequence ATGCCGCTCCAGGGCGAGTACGAGCCCAGCCCCACCCAGTGGGTGCGCGACCAGGTCGAGTTGTACGAGAGCTCCGGCGGGAAGGAGGGCACCACCCTGCGCGACATGCCGGTCGTCGTGCTCACCACCCGGGGTGCCCGCAGCGGGAAGATCCGCAAGTCCGCGCTGATGCGCGTCGAGCACGACGGTGTGTACGCGGTGGTCGCCTCCCTCGGCGGAGCACCCACGCACCCGGTCTGGTACCACAACGTCGTCGCCGACCCCCGGGTCGAGCTCCAGGACGGACCGGTACGGCAGGACATGATCGCCCGTGAGGTGACGGGGGACGAGAAGGCGATGTGGTGGCGGCGCGCGGTCGAGGCCTTCCCCGACTACGCGGAGTACCAGGAGAAGACGGACCGCGTCATCCCGGTCTTCGTCCTGGAGCCCGCCCCCGCGCCCCACTGA
- a CDS encoding MerR family transcriptional regulator: MDASKGRVDAPGGGRVDAPAGGSAVAPGASRPAGYDGGLTTGAVARLLGVAPTTLRSWERRYGIGPAEREGGRHRRWTPTDVELLMRMCDFTSTGLPPAEAARAALVARGPASAAAHLAGEADPAPARPSTAPGALPVGRGRTEARGLARAAVRLDARAVENLLARALDRHGLVTAWDEVIMPTLHAVGRRWESSGERYVEVEHLLSWHVSTALRRVAVGPAPARGTAVSLLACAPEENHTLPLEALTAGLVQRGLPVRMFGAALPVEALEEAARRTGPAGIVLWSQGRSTASRPLAQRINSIEWGVRGARTAPAVLLAGPGWAGHQPEGVLRPTSLSEALALLSALAAR; the protein is encoded by the coding sequence ATGGACGCATCGAAAGGGCGCGTGGACGCACCCGGTGGAGGGCGCGTGGACGCACCGGCCGGAGGGAGCGCGGTCGCACCGGGCGCCTCCCGCCCGGCCGGGTACGACGGAGGGTTGACCACGGGGGCCGTCGCGCGGCTGCTCGGCGTGGCACCCACCACGCTCCGCTCCTGGGAACGCCGTTACGGCATCGGTCCCGCCGAGCGGGAAGGCGGCAGACACCGGCGCTGGACCCCCACCGATGTCGAACTCCTCATGCGCATGTGCGACTTCACCAGCACCGGACTCCCGCCGGCCGAGGCGGCCCGGGCCGCGCTCGTCGCCCGGGGACCGGCTTCCGCCGCAGCCCACCTTGCCGGGGAGGCGGACCCCGCCCCCGCCCGGCCGTCCACCGCGCCGGGCGCCCTCCCGGTCGGCCGCGGCCGCACCGAGGCGCGCGGCCTCGCGCGGGCGGCCGTCCGCCTGGACGCACGCGCCGTCGAGAACCTGCTCGCCCGCGCACTGGACCGGCACGGGCTCGTGACCGCCTGGGACGAGGTCATCATGCCGACCCTGCACGCCGTCGGCCGGCGGTGGGAGAGCTCCGGCGAACGGTACGTGGAGGTGGAGCACCTGCTGTCCTGGCACGTCTCCACGGCACTCCGGCGCGTCGCCGTGGGACCGGCCCCGGCGCGCGGCACCGCTGTGTCCCTGCTCGCCTGCGCGCCCGAGGAGAACCACACCCTGCCGCTGGAGGCCCTCACCGCCGGTCTCGTCCAACGCGGTCTGCCGGTCAGGATGTTCGGCGCGGCGCTGCCGGTCGAAGCCCTGGAGGAGGCCGCCCGGCGCACCGGACCGGCCGGCATCGTCCTCTGGTCGCAGGGCCGTTCCACGGCGAGCCGACCGCTGGCCCAGCGGATCAACTCCATCGAGTGGGGGGTGCGCGGGGCCCGTACGGCCCCGGCGGTCCTGCTCGCCGGCCCCGGCTGGGCGGGTCACCAGCCGGAGGGCGTTCTACGCCCCACCAGCCTCTCCGAGGCGCTCGCGCTGCTCTCCGCGCTGGCCGCCCGCTGA